The Sulfurimonas aquatica genomic sequence ACGTTTAATCGTTGAGCTTTACTCTAAATAGTAAATAATAAAAAGGGCGTATAAGAGATGAAAAAAATTAAAACTACTCCACTTGCTCCACAAGAGTTTGAGGTAGAACAGATTAGTGAGAATGAAGCTAACATAATGGCATATCCTTTTGAAACAGGGTATGCTATATCTTTAGCTCATCCACTTCGCCGTTTTCTATTAAGTAGCTCAGTTGGTTATGCACCAATCGCTATCAAAATCGAGGGTGCTAAACATGAGTTTGATTCAGTTCGTGGTATGCTCGAAGATATTTCAGATTTTATTTTAAATCTTAAAGATATTCGTTTTAAACTAAATGATGATTCAACAGAGTCTGAAATTAGTTACAGTTTTGCTGGTCCTTGTACTATTACAGGTGCTGACTTAACAAAAGATGAAGTAGAAGTTGTAACTCCAGAAGCTGCACTTGCTACTTTAAATGAAGATTCTACACTTAACTTTAGCATCAAAATTGCTCAAGGTATTGGGTATGTTCCTAGTGAAGATACTTATGTAGAGTTAGAAGAGGGTTACATAGCTTTAGATGCTTACTTCACTCCTGTTAGAAGCGCTACATACAAGATCGAAAACGTTCTTGTTGAAGACAATCCTAACTTTGAAAGAGTTGTATTAAACATTAGAACTGATGGACAGATTTCTCCAGTAGACGCATTTAGAAACTCTTTAGAGGTTATGTATGCTCAACTTGCAGTTTTTAATTCAGAAATCAGTATTAAAGCTCCAGTAACAATTGAGAGAGTTGAAGAGTCACCAGATCTTAAAAAACTAACTACTAATATAGATAGTCTTGGTTTAAGTGCTCGTAGTTTTAACTGTCTTGACCGCTCAAACATTAAACTAATTGGTGAAATTACACTAATGAGTACAAATGATTTAAAAAATGTTAAAAATCTTGGAAAAAAATCATACGATGAAATCGTTGAGAAAGTTCAAGAGTTCGGTTATGCAGTTGGTGCTGACTTAGCTGACGATGTTGTTACAGCATTAAAAAAGAAAATAGAAGCTTTACAAGCTTAATAGAGGATTAGATATGAGACACCGTCATGGATATCGTAAACTAGGTCGTACAAGTGCACACCGTGCTGCTTTACTTAAGAACCTTAGTATTTCGTTAATAGAACATGGAAAAATCGAAACTACTGCTATTAAAGCAAAAGAATTACGTTCATATGTAGAAAAACTGATTACAGTTGCTACTAAGAATGATTCTGTTGCTCATAGAACAGTATTTGCTGCGCTTCAAAGTAAAGAAGCTACAAAAACTCTAGTAAATGATATTGCTCCTAAGTACGTTGATCGTGCTGGTGGATACACTAGAATTACTAGAACAAGAATTCGTCGTGGTGATGCTACTACTATGGCGTTTATCGAATTAGTATAAGTTATTAATTCTCTCTATAATGAACAAAGTCCATTATAGAGGTAGGGACATTTAGTCCCTACAACCCCCTAAAGCTACAAAAACTCTGTTTTTGAGAGAAGAGAACTTCCCAATTCTAAAATACTTTAATAAAGAGAGATATAATGAGTAATTTCGCATTTGGAACTTACCGTATTACAGATCAAAATCCCCAACACATTCAAGCACTGCAAGAGGCTATAGAGGCCGGTGTTAGACTTATTGATACATCAAGTAACTATATGGATGGAGCAGCAGAGAGAGCAATTGCTTTAGCATTAAGAAAGTTTGATGATGATAAACGCGAAGAAATAGAGATAGTGAGTAAGTTTGGTTATATTCAAGGGACGAATTTAGCAACGCATAAAGAAGAACCATTTGAAGATGTGGTTGAGTTTAGCGAGAGTTGCTATCACTCTATTTCAGCTTCCTTTATGAAAGATCAACTAGAAAAATCATTGGCTAGACTTGAAGTTACAAAGCTTGATTGTTACTTGATTCATAATCCAGAATATTATATATTAGATGCTTTGAAAAAAGGCAAAAATATGGACGAGACATTAGATAATATGTACGATAGAATCTATGATGTATTTGTAGCTCTTGAAGAAGAAGTTGTAGCGGGTAGAATACTCTCCTATGGAATTAGTTCAAATAGTTTTTCAAAAGCTAATACAGACCTAGAGTTTTTACCTTATGAAGATCTTATAACATTAGCACAAAGAGCAAGCGAGTATGCTAAAACTCAAACACATAGTTTTACAACGATTGAACTACCTATAAATTTACTAGAGAGAGAAGGTCTTAAGTGTGCTACTTGGGCTAAAAAGAATGGACTCAGAGTTTTAGTAAACCGTCCCTTAAATGCACAAAAAGATGAGATGATGTTTCGACTTGCTGATTATGATGAAAGCACAGAGTATTATCATCATCTTAATGAATTGTTGGATGTATGTGATAACGATGAGTTAAAACCTCTTTATAACTTACTCGAACAGTTAGATGAAAATAAGCATAAGTTTGGATGGATTGGAGACTATGATAGTTTTTTATATGCCCAAATTATTCCGCATATTAAAAAAACATTAGAAAATATTGATGAGCAAGCCTTGGAAGTTATGTTGAACTACATAGATATGTTTTTAATTGAGTATAGAAAAATGGTTGCTTATGAGTGCTCTAAAAGCACTAGAGTGCAACTCAAAGAGGAACTCAAACATTGTAATTCAACTCTTGTAGAGTGTGCAATTGATTTTTTGATTCAAAAAGATAGTATTGACTATGTATTAGTTGGAATGAGAAAACCTAGCTATGTACATGAGATAATGGCTTTAAAAGCATAGTTAATTTTTTTCTTTATGACTTGTTAAGCGATTTTGTCATATTTTATGATTAGAAAAATAAAAAGAGTAAATAAGGATAGATATGATTCCATTTTCAGATGAAGAACTAATAGACCCAGTTAAGTTAGTAATAGATAAGGTAAGACCATCATTAGCGCTAGATGGTGGAGATATCGATTTTATAACTGTAAAAAATGGTAGTGTATATGTCCAACTTAAAGGTGCATGTATAGGCTGTTCTAGTAGTGGTAGTACACTTAAGTATGGGGTTGAACGCCAACTTAGAATGGATATTCACCCAGAATTATGTGTTGTAAATGTTCCTGCTGGAATGGAAAACGACATAGATAACCTATAGTCTAAAAACACCACACTTACGCTTTAGCGAGTGTGGTATCGGCATTTAGTGCCACAAAAGAGAAATATGAGCACAATAAGTAAATTTAAAACATTAACACAAGCAAAAGATAGTTTTTCAAAAGCAGAGTATAAAATAGCATTGGAAAAATTTGCAGAAGTTTTACAAAACTATCCTAACTCTAAAGAGGCTTATAATGGAGCAATCCTTGCTGAAATGGCTTTGAGTGGTGAGGGTGGAGCAGAAGCTCTTTTTGATTATTATGAGATATTAAAAGAAGAAGATACAGAACAAGCAGATAATATTATGGGTGAGATTCTCAAGAATATGGATGGCACTTTAGAAAAACTTAGTGAAGTATTTGCTGATCCACTCCGTGATAGGTTAGAGTTTGAAGATGGAATTTTGTATAGTGACTTTAAGAGCCTACTTAATGATGGAGCAGAATTTAAAGAGACTTTTGAAAACATTATGTTTTCTACTCGTGTGATAATTACCCAAAAAGAGGACTTCCTTGATTTTTTAGATAGGCTGATAGAGCATGATTTTGCAGAGATGGCACTCACTTATCTTGAGAACGCTTTGAGTATTTACCCTAGTGATAAACTACTAAGAAAGCTTTTAAAAAAGTTACCAAAAGGAAGAGTAGTTGAAGATTGAGCTTCCAAATCAAGCCTATAAATATGTTACAGAAAATTCTAAAGAATGCGATGGCGAAACCGCATTTATATTAACAACTCAAAATGAAAAATATTTACAAAATGCTAAAGATAATAGCGCTCACTCTATTATTAAAGTAGATGCAGTAGCAGACCTTTTTCAAATAGATAAAATTAAAATTATTGGTATCACTGGAACAAACGGCAAAACTACAACCGCAAGCGCAATATACTCATTTTTACTTGACCTTGGTTACAAGTGTGCTATGCAGGGCACTCGTGGGTTGTTTATGAACGATGAAGTCGTAGAGGGCAAGACTCTCACTACGCCATCAGTACTAAACACTTATAAGCATATTTACCAAGCTGTAGAAGCTGGATGTGAGTTCTTTATTATGGAGGTTAGCTCTCATGCCATTGTGCAAAAAAGAGTTGAAGGCCTTAACTTTGAACTCAAAATACTTACAAATATAACTCAAGACCATTTAGATTATCATAAGACTTTAGAAGATTATATATATGTCAAAAACTCATTTTTTGCAGATGAGGGTAAAAAACTTATAAACAAAGATGAGCCTAGAGCTAAATTTAACTTTAAGAATGCATATACTTATGGAATAGAGAATCCTTCTACATATAGACTAATGGCATACTCTTTAAATGATGCGAGTAGTGGACTTATACAGTATTTTCAAGAGATAGTTCCTTTTACGGCTTCACTACATGGCTTTTTTAATCTTTATAACCTTATGGCTGCAATAGGGGCCGTTCACCTTGTTACTGGAAAGAAACTAGAAGAGATTGCTGATGTGGTTGATAATTTTGCCGGAGTTAGCGGAAGGATGGAACAGGTTTGCGCCGCACCAAACGTGATAGTTGATTTTGCGCACACGCCTGATGGCATGCAGCAAGTGTTAAACGCGCTAAAAGAGAAGGAACTTCTCGTTGTTTTTGGAGCGGGTGGAGATAGAGATGGGCTCAAGCGTCCAATGATGGGAAGAGTTGCGGCATCTTTAGCAAAAAAAGTTTACCTCACAAGCGATAACCCACGTCACGAAGATCCAGAACTCATCATAGAAGATATACTAAGTGGCATTGATGATAGAAGTATCGTTACGGTAGAACTCAATAGAAAAAAAGCTATAGAGATGGCACTTGATGCTCAAGAAGAAGATGAAGTTGTTGTAATACTTGGAAAAGGGGATGAATCTCATCAGATAATATATGATGAGAAATTTCCTTTTGACGATAGAGATATTGTAAGGGAACTATTAAATCTCAAATAATTTTCTTAGTTTATAGAGTAAGTAATAGTTTTTGGAGCTAAGGTAGTCGCCGTACTATTTAGTTCATTAAATACGACAGCCGTTACATTTGTATCTCCTGCAATAACCGTAATAGTATAGATATCGTTCTCTAAAGTAATAATAGCACTATTATCTGCTAGCCAGTAGATATTTCTATGAATTATTTGGGATGTATTATCTTCAAAATATCCTGTAGCTTCAAGTGTGTAAGAGCCAGTTGCATTAATATCTGCATGAGTAATATTGTAATCCATAAGTTTGATTACACCTACCGAAATAGAATCGTTAAAATCTTTGTAAGCGATACTAATATTTGCATCTCCACCATTGCTAAGTCCAGGATATACAACTCCATATGCTACAGTAGATACATTTGTATCTGAACTTATCCAATCAACACTTTTTGTCGCATCTGCAGTTGTATTATCTTGATAAGTTACTGTCGCACTTAGTTGTGTTGAGAGTTGTGTTGAGTATATTTTAATATCAGAAGAGTCGATTGATATAGACTTAATATCAACTAAAGATGAAGTTTTTGTAGTTCCACCACATGAGATTAAAAAAAGTGTTAATGATAATATTAGTGAGTATGTTAAAAGTTTCATTTTAGAACCTTACATTAAAGCCGAAGTAGGCTGCATTTATATTTGATTTGTGGATATTTTTTTGTGCAATTGTATCAACCGCTTCATATGAGAGATACTTAAACTCATATCCGAGTTCAAAATCAAAATGTTCATTGATAGGTAAAAATACTCCTGCACCAAGGTTAAATGAGCCATAGTTAAGACTATCTTGTAAAACTCTTGTTATGTCAAGTGAGCCACTTCCAAAACCTACTTTAAAAAATGGAAGAAAAAACATATCATTATTAAAAGCTTTAAGAAACTCTATATTGAAACCCATTTTATCGCCATCACTATCAATAGTATTTGAAGATGAAAATATTTTAGAGTCATTTTTTGTATACTCTAGAGATAACTCAACAGCATACTTGGTTCTATCTCCATAGGCTAGTTTGACTTTAGCCAGAGGTGATGCGTTATTTGCATCAATATCGTTAAAACTTTCATTGATATAAGCGAGAGATGTTCCAACATAGACTTTTGACTCAGCATATAAAGAGCTCAAAAGTAGTAGTAAAAGTATATATATTTTCAATTTAAAATTATCCCTTATAGGTAGATATTTAGTATGCAATTATATCCAAAAAGTTTCTTTGTATCTTAAATATCTAAACTTATTTCTATAAATGAGTTTGTATAGATATATTTTTTGCTATAATTCCAAACAAATAAATTAAGGATAATTAATTATGGGAATTCCACAACCAGCTTTTTATATATTTAAATGTGAGCAATCAGCTCCTCCAGGAATGCCAAAACCATCATGTGTTACACCAGACACACAAGACCTATTTCAGTATACAGCTCAGAAGCTCATGAAAGAAGGGATTATGATGACTGCACCAATTGTACGTACTTCATGTATGAATCGTTGTGCACAAGGTCCAATTATGTTAATTGAACCAGGTCATACTATGTATGTAGGTTTAAACAAAGAAAAAATCGACCGTATCATTGAAGAACATATCGTTGGTGGTAATGTTGTTGAAGAATATGTAATAGACTCAGAAATGTGGGATGCTCCAATATCTCCAGCTGACGCTAAAAAACAGATGGGAATGTAGGACATAGTTATGCAAATTGAAATGTTATACAGCAAAATCCATCGTGCTACAGTAACAGATGCCAATTTAAATTATGTTGGTTCAATTACAATAGATGAGGAGCTTTTAGAAGCTGCTAAGATGCGAGTTGGACAAAAAGTTGAAATACTCAATATCAATAATGGTGAGCGTTTTAGTACTTACATCATCTTAGGTGAACGCGGTAAACGCGATATCTGTTTAAATGGTGCAGCAGCTCGTAAAGTACATAAAGGTGACAAAGTGATTATTGTCTCTTATGCTACATATGATGAGAAAGAGCTTGAGAGTTATCAACCAAAAGTTGTAATTCTTGATGATAATAATGACATTGAAACTATAGCGGATTCGATCTAAACTATGTTTAATATGGGTGATATGAGTAAAATGCTTGAGGGAATGCAAGAAAATGCAGAGAAACTCAAGGCAGACTTAGCTAGTAAAACTTTTAGCGTAAAAACTGGAGGGGGCATGGTTGAGCTCAGTGTAAATGGCAATGGCGAAGTTATTGATTTAACTATTGATGATGAACTTATGTCTGATAAGGACTCTTTACAAATATTACTTATTGGCGCCATTAATGACGCAAACAAAATGGTACAGCAAAATCAGCAACAGAGCGCTATGGGAATGTTAGGTGGAATGGGTTCAAATCCATTCGGTGGAGCTTCGTAGGTGATACGCCTACTTCTTATAGTAACCCTTCTAATTGTAAATATATTCGCCTGTGAAGGCGGGTATGACTCATGTATACAAAAAATAAAAGATTCACATACAATTCAAAACTCCTCTCTTTTAATACCGGTAAAGAATAACAAACTTCTTGTATATTCAAAACAGACGCCAAATGCAAAAATTTTAAAATGTGATCCATTTCTCTCCCTTTATCTTGTGGAAAATAAAAAAGGCTTTAAGTATCCATTTGACGTTAATATGAGACTACAACTAGGCTCTGCGGCAGTGAATAATAAAGTCGCTATAGAAGGTAGAGTTAAAACAAACCAAGTTGGTCTTAATGCCTTGGCAACTTACAGTGAACCACTAACTGCTCCTTCACTAATAACCAGTAGTTGCTGTTCACTCGAGGGGATAGTTACACCTAGAGGAATTATTCAAAAAGAGTATATTCAACGATTTTTATCCTCAAAGAGCGCAGACTACTCAGATATAGGCATTAGAGTAAAAAACGATGAAGGTTTTGTTATAGTGAGTGCCAGCAACCCATATATACAAAACAATCCTTTTAAGAAAGGGGACTGCATAGTTGAACTTAATGGTAAAAAAATAAAAGCGGCGTCTCTGTTCATGAGAAAAATTCTATTTTCAAAAGTAGGCTCAAAGCACAAGATTAAAATCAAACGCGGCTCTGAGTATATGACTTTTAAGGTAATTACAACCAAACGCTACGGTGGTGGAGAGTTAAGTGATACATTTTTAGAGCAAAAAGGTATCTATTTTGATTCTAAACTCCGCATTATTAAACTTCCTAAAAATTTTTCAAACTATGGATTAATACTTGGAGATCAGCTAATGCAGGTGAATGGAGTAAGAGTTAAAACGCAGGATGAGCTACTTCGTTATATCGAAGATTTTAAAGAGTTCTCATCTTTACTTTTTATGCGCAGAAACTTCCAGTTTTTTGTAAATATTAAGTAGAAAAACTATACAATTTCAGATGCAAAACTTCGAGAATTTTTTACTAGCTAACTTACCAAAGTCAAAGAGTATACACCCTACTTATGAGAGTGCCCTTCAAAATATGCTTATAGCTGGTGGCAAGCGATTTCGTCCCGCTCTTATGCTTGGCGTTGTAAAAGCGTATAACCCTCTGATGTTAGACTCGGCATATCATAGTGCGTATGCAGTTGAGTTACTCCATACTTATTCACTTATACATGATGACTTACCGGCTATGGATGACTCTCCACTACGTCGTGGTAAGCCAACGCTTCACGTCACTTTTGATGAAGTGACGGCTATTTTAGCTGGAGACGCGCTCAACACCTACTCTTTTGAAGTACTCGCTAACGCGCCATTTTCTGATTCTACAAGGGTAAAGCTTATTCGTGAACTTGCTAGTAATGGTGGTCTTAATGGGATGGTTTTAGGTCAAGCTATAGATTGCTATTTTGAAAACAAACCACTCAAAGTGGAAGATATAAAAATTTTACATACAAATAAAACGGCAAAGCTCATAGCGGCATCGCTAAAGATGGGCGCTATAATTGTAGGTCGTGAAGAGTTAGCAGGCAAACTCTATGATTTTGGTATTAAGCTAGGTCTTTTATTCCAAATTCAAGATGATATTTTAGACGTAACGCAGAGTAGTGAAGAAGCTGGAAAATTAACTAACAATGATGAAGATAAAAATAGTTTTGTAACTATTTTAGGACTTGAAGAGTCGATGAAACAAGCTAATGAATTGGCTGATGAATTAACAAATGAAATAGATAGTTTTGAGCAGAGCTTACAAAGTGAGCTCTCCCCTTTACTAACTAAATATATAAACAGACATAAACAAAACTAAGGAAACTAAAAGATGAGTAATACAATGCGTCAAAAAATGGCAGACAGTATAAGATTTTTAGCGGCAGATATGGTTCAAGCGGCAAATTCAGGCCATCCTGGTGCTCCAATGGGACTTGCAGACATTGCAGTCGTTTTAAGTGAGCATTTAAATCATAATCCTAAAAATCCATCATGGCTAAATCGTGATAGATTAGTCTTCTCTGGTGGACATGCAACGGGCCTTATCTACTCACTATACTATCTTTGGGGATATGGCCTTGAGATAGATGATCTTAAAAATTTCCGTCAACTTGATTCTAAAACGCCAGGACATCCTGAGTTTGGTCATACTGCCGGAATAGAGATTACTACTGGACCATTAGGTCAAGGTATTGCTAATGCTGTTGGTTTTTCAATGGCTTCAAAATTTGTTGGGGCTCAGACTAACTCTGACACGGCAGAGTTAATAGACCATAATGTTTACTGTTTATGTGGAGATGGCGACTTAGAAGAGGGTATCTCATACGAGGCCAGTTCAATTGCTGGACACAACAAGCTTGATAACCTGATTCTGATTTATGATTCAAACAACATTACCATTGAAGGTTCTACCGAGTTAAGCATT encodes the following:
- a CDS encoding DNA-directed RNA polymerase subunit alpha, whose product is MKKIKTTPLAPQEFEVEQISENEANIMAYPFETGYAISLAHPLRRFLLSSSVGYAPIAIKIEGAKHEFDSVRGMLEDISDFILNLKDIRFKLNDDSTESEISYSFAGPCTITGADLTKDEVEVVTPEAALATLNEDSTLNFSIKIAQGIGYVPSEDTYVELEEGYIALDAYFTPVRSATYKIENVLVEDNPNFERVVLNIRTDGQISPVDAFRNSLEVMYAQLAVFNSEISIKAPVTIERVEESPDLKKLTTNIDSLGLSARSFNCLDRSNIKLIGEITLMSTNDLKNVKNLGKKSYDEIVEKVQEFGYAVGADLADDVVTALKKKIEALQA
- the rplQ gene encoding 50S ribosomal protein L17, which translates into the protein MRHRHGYRKLGRTSAHRAALLKNLSISLIEHGKIETTAIKAKELRSYVEKLITVATKNDSVAHRTVFAALQSKEATKTLVNDIAPKYVDRAGGYTRITRTRIRRGDATTMAFIELV
- a CDS encoding aldo/keto reductase, which produces MSNFAFGTYRITDQNPQHIQALQEAIEAGVRLIDTSSNYMDGAAERAIALALRKFDDDKREEIEIVSKFGYIQGTNLATHKEEPFEDVVEFSESCYHSISASFMKDQLEKSLARLEVTKLDCYLIHNPEYYILDALKKGKNMDETLDNMYDRIYDVFVALEEEVVAGRILSYGISSNSFSKANTDLEFLPYEDLITLAQRASEYAKTQTHSFTTIELPINLLEREGLKCATWAKKNGLRVLVNRPLNAQKDEMMFRLADYDESTEYYHHLNELLDVCDNDELKPLYNLLEQLDENKHKFGWIGDYDSFLYAQIIPHIKKTLENIDEQALEVMLNYIDMFLIEYRKMVAYECSKSTRVQLKEELKHCNSTLVECAIDFLIQKDSIDYVLVGMRKPSYVHEIMALKA
- a CDS encoding NifU family protein, whose protein sequence is MIPFSDEELIDPVKLVIDKVRPSLALDGGDIDFITVKNGSVYVQLKGACIGCSSSGSTLKYGVERQLRMDIHPELCVVNVPAGMENDIDNL
- a CDS encoding UDP-N-acetylmuramoyl-L-alanyl-D-glutamate--2,6-diaminopimelate ligase, which codes for MKIELPNQAYKYVTENSKECDGETAFILTTQNEKYLQNAKDNSAHSIIKVDAVADLFQIDKIKIIGITGTNGKTTTASAIYSFLLDLGYKCAMQGTRGLFMNDEVVEGKTLTTPSVLNTYKHIYQAVEAGCEFFIMEVSSHAIVQKRVEGLNFELKILTNITQDHLDYHKTLEDYIYVKNSFFADEGKKLINKDEPRAKFNFKNAYTYGIENPSTYRLMAYSLNDASSGLIQYFQEIVPFTASLHGFFNLYNLMAAIGAVHLVTGKKLEEIADVVDNFAGVSGRMEQVCAAPNVIVDFAHTPDGMQQVLNALKEKELLVVFGAGGDRDGLKRPMMGRVAASLAKKVYLTSDNPRHEDPELIIEDILSGIDDRSIVTVELNRKKAIEMALDAQEEDEVVVILGKGDESHQIIYDEKFPFDDRDIVRELLNLK
- a CDS encoding outer membrane protein produces the protein MKIYILLLLLLSSLYAESKVYVGTSLAYINESFNDIDANNASPLAKVKLAYGDRTKYAVELSLEYTKNDSKIFSSSNTIDSDGDKMGFNIEFLKAFNNDMFFLPFFKVGFGSGSLDITRVLQDSLNYGSFNLGAGVFLPINEHFDFELGYEFKYLSYEAVDTIAQKNIHKSNINAAYFGFNVRF
- a CDS encoding (2Fe-2S) ferredoxin domain-containing protein encodes the protein MGIPQPAFYIFKCEQSAPPGMPKPSCVTPDTQDLFQYTAQKLMKEGIMMTAPIVRTSCMNRCAQGPIMLIEPGHTMYVGLNKEKIDRIIEEHIVGGNVVEEYVIDSEMWDAPISPADAKKQMGM
- the panD gene encoding aspartate 1-decarboxylase; amino-acid sequence: MQIEMLYSKIHRATVTDANLNYVGSITIDEELLEAAKMRVGQKVEILNINNGERFSTYIILGERGKRDICLNGAAARKVHKGDKVIIVSYATYDEKELESYQPKVVILDDNNDIETIADSI
- a CDS encoding YbaB/EbfC family nucleoid-associated protein; amino-acid sequence: MFNMGDMSKMLEGMQENAEKLKADLASKTFSVKTGGGMVELSVNGNGEVIDLTIDDELMSDKDSLQILLIGAINDANKMVQQNQQQSAMGMLGGMGSNPFGGAS
- a CDS encoding DUF7488 domain-containing protein, giving the protein MIRLLLIVTLLIVNIFACEGGYDSCIQKIKDSHTIQNSSLLIPVKNNKLLVYSKQTPNAKILKCDPFLSLYLVENKKGFKYPFDVNMRLQLGSAAVNNKVAIEGRVKTNQVGLNALATYSEPLTAPSLITSSCCSLEGIVTPRGIIQKEYIQRFLSSKSADYSDIGIRVKNDEGFVIVSASNPYIQNNPFKKGDCIVELNGKKIKAASLFMRKILFSKVGSKHKIKIKRGSEYMTFKVITTKRYGGGELSDTFLEQKGIYFDSKLRIIKLPKNFSNYGLILGDQLMQVNGVRVKTQDELLRYIEDFKEFSSLLFMRRNFQFFVNIK
- a CDS encoding polyprenyl synthetase family protein encodes the protein MQNFENFLLANLPKSKSIHPTYESALQNMLIAGGKRFRPALMLGVVKAYNPLMLDSAYHSAYAVELLHTYSLIHDDLPAMDDSPLRRGKPTLHVTFDEVTAILAGDALNTYSFEVLANAPFSDSTRVKLIRELASNGGLNGMVLGQAIDCYFENKPLKVEDIKILHTNKTAKLIAASLKMGAIIVGREELAGKLYDFGIKLGLLFQIQDDILDVTQSSEEAGKLTNNDEDKNSFVTILGLEESMKQANELADELTNEIDSFEQSLQSELSPLLTKYINRHKQN